The window TTTAGAGCGACCTGTGTCGCTCAGGCCCGTGCCTGATCCTTGCGACTTAGTGCTCCTTGCGCCTTTCAAAACTACGAGTACTAGGGATCACATAGTTGGTCAAGGTTAGCCACCACCAATAAGTTTGTGGACATCCAACATATACTAGACAGAAACTAATGCTTTTTGAAAATTCCAATTCATGCAAACTCGATCAAATTGgattgaactcaaacatcaaTACTATACAAATCTAGAAAATTAAGACTCAAACAAATATACAAATCAAAAGACTTCATAATAACAATTTGCAAATTATATCATAGTAATAGCTATATCTCAAAATCACCTTTAAAGGTTGAGGGGCTTCACGACTTAGATGATCCTCTATTGTTTCCTCGTTATCTTCAAGTTCATCTCCTCCCGTGAATACTACAATCATGTAGTCAATAATTTTCCTTCCAAACAAAGTATGTAAGCTCTGAAGtgcagcttcttcttctcttgAAAAGCGATTCGTTACTGAGAATACTAGAAGGACCGCATGAATTCCATCATTTGCCATATTGATACATTTGACAAGTTCTTTACCAATAAATTCAGATTCAACAGAAACATCAAATAGTCCTGCAATCATATATCTCCTTTTATCATTAAAAAGAACACAAGAATCAGGATTGAAATAAAGGTCTTTTCACATGATATAATCTAGTTCATACCAGGAGTATCGATAATATTAACAGTTTGACCATTATCCATCACGGTTTGCTGCAATTCACAAGTGTTGGTAACACCAGATTGACTAGCCCTTGATTTGAAGGCCTTCTTTCCAAGAATGCTATTGCCTGTTGCACTTTTGCCATTTCCAGTACGTCCAACTAAAACCACCGTACGCGCCTCATCACATGAAGCAATCTCCCAATCATTATCCAATAATGCACTTCCTCCCATCATGCCAGATGAGATTACCTACAAAACACAGTGTTTAAGAGTTAATaaaaattgaaagttgtacatcaaagtgtgaaatgagtcAAATGCTGtataccattgatgaaatttatccTAATTCCATGCAGCAACTCAAACATATATGCaaattcaattttgatttttggTGTTAACCACAAGTATCCTCATTCGTTTATGATCTGAGACAATTTATTTCGAGGCTTAGTCACATTGAAACCGAAGCTGAGCCACAAACCGTACATAGACATATATGCAATCCAAAAAACTGAACAATTAAATTTCATAGACATCAAAGCCAAAATAAAAGGATCTACATACTATGCAGATTCTTCCTGCTTAAAAGGTAAAAAACTCATAGTAGAATTTCTCCTATTATCAGTATAAAAAAAAGCGGCCCCGTGCACTAAGCGTCAGCGCTAAGCCGGGTCCGAgaaggggtcccaccacaaggatgtactgggcaagccttcccctaccaatttTTTTTGACAAGAGACTGCTCCTAATACTCGAACCGTGTCAATAACAACGTTTATCTATTATCAGTATATTAACGTTAAAATCTTAAAGCATAAATTGACACAACTTTTAGTTAATCGTAACTTCTTACAAATAAGAGTGGCGCTACCAAACAAACAGAAAAAACACAACATCAAAATTTTATAATCACTGAAGAGTTATAGTTACATATATCGCACAACGATTCCATGAATGAAAATTGCAAATTGAATACTGAAAACATTCATGTTACAGAGTTATCATCGTAACTGTAGTTTAGGAGAGAATTAACGAGTCAAAAGCAGAGAAGTGCTATGGATTGAAAAAGCAGGAGCAAGAAACTAGACAGAAGCAAAGATAAGATGAACAACCAAAGAATATCAAGAGATTCTTACTTACAGAGACAAGCTATTGAAGTTCGATGAAAAAATTAACCAAACCTTCTGATGGATATTTCTCTGAAATCGCTACTTATAAGTAGTGTGATCCCGCCTACCCCAATCGTAGCTTTCCCTTTCCGACTTTACTTTTGAGTTCCATTCCGATTTTGGATATGGTGTCTTCTATTttactttttgttttttataccattggatgagcttactttgtctGTCAAAGTTCATTACCATCCAATgatgaaaaaacaaagtaagacttactttgtcaaaaacaaagtaaacatagccTAACCCTTTGGATATACATGAATTCCTCAACACCATTTCTCTTTTGATTAGAAGTTCTCTCCATTTgga of the Euphorbia lathyris chromosome 7, ddEupLath1.1, whole genome shotgun sequence genome contains:
- the LOC136234798 gene encoding immune-associated nucleotide-binding protein 9-like, which codes for MMGGSALLDNDWEIASCDEARTVVLVGRTGNGKSATGNSILGKKAFKSRASQSGVTNTCELQQTVMDNGQTVNIIDTPGLFDVSVESEFIGKELVKCINMANDGIHAVLLVFSVTNRFSREEEAALQSLHTLFGRKIIDYMIVVFTGGDELEDNEETIEDHLSREAPQPLKEILTLCKNRIVLFDNRTKDKHKKHEQVQQLLSLVDIVVEENGGQPYTDELFAELKMGAMKLRDRQEEVESLKGYSKGEILQLKEQMHESYEEQLKRITDMVESKLRETTIRLEQQLEKEQSARLVAEKIARTAQTQAHDEISKLRKHLERAEKEKEELKRKAGCTIL